A part of Penaeus vannamei isolate JL-2024 chromosome 1, ASM4276789v1, whole genome shotgun sequence genomic DNA contains:
- the Lis-1 gene encoding lissencephaly-1 homolog, which yields MKMVLSQRQREELNKAIADYLCSNGYMDALEAFKAEADMPGEIERKYAGLLEKKWTSVIRLQKKVMELEVKLNEAEREYIAGAPTRDKRSPAEWIPRPPEKYCLSGHRAPVTRVIFHPLYSVMVSSSEDGTIKVWDYETGDYEKTLKGHTDSVQDIAFDHTGKFLVSCSADMSIKLWDFTSYECVKTMHGHDHNVSSVTFMPSGDYLLSSSRDKTIKMWEVATGYCVKTFTGHREWVRMVRVCSDGSLIASCSNDQTVRVWLTATKECKAELREHDHVVECIAWCEGSACTSVNEAVATDNRKPNYKGPFLISGSRDKTIKIWDVGVGLCLFTLVGHDNWVRGLLVHPGGKYILSASDDKTVRMWDIKNKRCQKTLDAHSHFCTSLDMHRSAPYVITGSVDQTIKVWECR from the exons ATGAAAATGGTTTTGTCACAGCGTCAAAGAGAGGAACT TAATAAGGCCATAGCTGACTACTTGTGCAGCAATGGCTACATGGATGCCTTGGAAGCCTTCAAGGCCGAAGCAGACATGCCTGGGGAGATCGAACGGAAATATGCTGGTCTCTTGGAAAAGAAGTGGACCTCAGTCATCAGGCTCCAGAAAAAG gtTATGGAACTTGAGGTAAAGTTAAATGAAGCAGAGCGTGAATATATTGCTGGCGCACCTACTCGAGACAAGCGATCTCCTGCAGAATGGATTCCAAGACCTCCAGAGAAGTATTGCCTCTCTGGGCACAGGGCACCAGTTACTAGG GTAATTTTCCACCCTTTGTATTCTGTGATGGTATCTTCAAGCGAGGATGGAACTATTAAAGTTTGGGATTATGAGACCGGAGACTATGAAAAGACATTAAAAGGTCACACTGACAGTGTTCAAGATATTGCTTTTGATCACACTGGCAAATTCCTTG TCTCCTGTAGCGCTGATATGTCAATCAAGCTGTGGGACTTCACATCTTACGAGTGTGTCAAGACGATGCATGGCCACGACCACAATGTATCCTCAGTCACCTTCATGCCCTCTGGAGACTACCTCCTCAGTTCCTCCAGAGACAAGACCATCAAGATGTGGGAGGTTGCTACAGG ATATTGCGTGAAGACTTTCACAGGCCACCGGGAGTGGGTGAGGATGGTACGGGTGTGTAGTGATGGCTCCCTTATTGCTTCCTGCTCCAATGACCAGACAGTGCGCGTGTGGCTAACAGCAACAAAGGAGTGTAAA GCTGAACTCCGAGAACACGACCATGTGGTTGAGTGCATTGCGTGGTGTGAGGGCAGTGCGTGCACTTCTGTTAATGAAGCTGTCGCAACAGATAACCGTAAACCTAATTATAAGGGCCCATTCTTGATTTCAGGGTCAAGAGATAAAACAATTAAG ATATGGGATGTTGGCGTAGGACTTTGCCTCTTCACTCTGGTTGGTCATGACAACTGGGTGCGCGGTCTCCTGGTGCACCCAGGAGGGAAGTATATTCTCTCAGCCTCAGATGACAAAACTGTACGCATGTGGGACATAAAGAACAAACGATGCCAAAAAACTCTGGATGCTCACTCCCATTTCTGTACATCATTAG ATATGCACCGGAGTGCCCCTTATGTGATCACGGGCAGTGTGGACCAGACGATCAAGGTGTGGGAGTGCCGCTAA